From the genome of Apostichopus japonicus isolate 1M-3 chromosome 17, ASM3797524v1, whole genome shotgun sequence:
TGAAGAGTTCAACAAATCAGTTTCTAATCACATCATCCACGATCGGACAGTTAAGTTACGCTATATGACATATGCTTTTATGATTGAactgaaaaatataattttgggaaaattgAGACAACTTGTGAATAGATCATAATAAATAACCTCGGTATAGTGCAATGTTACACAATGTCATTGAATAGCGCCACCAATTTCCCTCAAGGACCCGCCCTCTTGCTAGTGCCGGCTCTCCTTTTTCCTGATGAGCCATTATATCCTGAGCCAGTGTGCCTGTCAAAGGCACACGACATTATGAAGACATGCAATGGGTGGTCAGAGTGAAAGTCCTGTTCGAGCCGTGCAAGGCACGGCTCCTGCATGttaattggattttttttattggaaaAAACAGACAATCGAGCAATTTAAAGTAGCAAATGAGGTGGAGGACAAACAGTACAAAGATTTGGAAGGACGCTATTCAATAAAGTAATATTGCCGGCTCCCCTCTTTCCTGAGAAGGGAGCCGGCAAACTACTTATTAAAAAGTGCCACTAATTATTTCTACTCAATGACCACTCTCTTACTACTTTTATTGAATAGCGCCACTCATTTcagatgcagatccactagTGATGTCACCAAAATTGTAGGGAGGTTGAATCTGATTCTTGAAAAACTTAAGCTATAAGCATCATGCCATTAATATCCATCCCATATAAACACACACTGGTTTGTTGTCTACCCAATTATACAAGTCAAATGGCAACGGTTTTTGTCATTTCTTAAGTTCATATGCGAGGTACAAGTTTGTTTAACTTTTTGCAACATTTCATATGAGTAATAGTGTACCGACTGgttagcctagtggttagggcaTCCGCTTATCAGCCGGAAGGTTCGGGGTTCGACTCCGGGCCGAGTCATACCAAAGACTTTAAAAATGGGATCTACTGCCAGCTTGCTTGGTGCGCAGCATATAAGTATGGAGTGGGGGAATATGTGTGTCTGATCGGTAAATACGATTTTAGCGTCCTCCGTAGCAGCTCATCGTGTATAGTCCACAGTGACTTGAGAACGGTTATGGAATGATAATAGACGGTTGGTTATATAGGCACTGCGCCATGAGCGTCTTCGGACGGATACCGGCGCAATACCAAGTGTAAACTATTAATAGTGTTGAACAGTGCATGAGAAGAACTATTATGCTATAGCAAGTCAGAACGGAGTGGCAGATGAAAAACTACAACTATCACACCCTACGTGATTATGTCCGTGTGATAATGAACCAATCACATGCCGCTGGATTCTTTCAAGGGTACTGTAGAAACTTTTGAGCtattgccctgatgacatcattcactctgctgttgtcAGTCTACAAGTTCAAAAACTATCCGCAAAGTTGATAAATTCATATCTTGCCTCACAAAATACTACGAGGATGTGGTTTGTTGCTATTAAAGTTGTTTGTTGTGCTGAGTTCTAATTCTGATCAAGGCATCTAAGATTGACACATACTTGGATTACAATCAATCTAACTAGGACTGTCACACAATCATTCTCCTAATTAGTAACTTGTGAGCAatttaatacaaatacaacagatTCCATTGTCATATTTAATCACTTAATTTGGGGACattaaacatttatttacaTCTTATTCCATGATTCCCAGTAACAAAAATAGTTCTCATTTGGAACAAATTTCTACTAGATCAATGGTAATATAGTTGACAAATGAAATTCGAAATTAACATTCTAATCGCCTGGCATAGATATGTTAGCATGCTACTTTCCCCTCTATTTCCCATACTCTACAAAAGAAACATTCCGCTGTCAGTTTTATACCTGAAACGCTAAATGTGCTTTACAATTGACAAATCcaaaagggagagaaaaatcttgTCAAAGGAAGATGTTGCTATTTTATCAATGAATGAGATATTATTGTCCTTAGGAAATAAAACCGTCTGCTTTTTTTCGTTCTTAATGATATCATTACCGAATTCAAACACTTCAGTATTTTAGAACAGGCATTAATtaaattatgcatattcatcaagGAAAATAAAGTCACTGAAAGAAAGCACTAAAACTTTAAGCAAAGTGGTTCCATGAAGTCATATTTTATATGGATTTGTGTCATTAAAACCAATTGTTTTCTTCTATATGGAATATCTTCTCCAGCTGATTGGAATATTTGTAAAGCACAAGTATCCTTTACATATCTTGGATGACTTGATGACAGGAATTAGGTACTCCTCTAGACATGTATTATAAGTTGGGTtataaaaaagaatatatagGCTACCTATCAATATGCGTAAGGGACTGACATGTTGTTACAATAATTTTTCTGTTCAATATCAGTGACGTGGGGGTTGATCACTCGAATTCCCCGGCATTATTAAGGTAGGCATAAGAACCTTTATTGAATGGATATGGCATATAAATGATTTTTAAAGGAGCGTGAACCGGTGTTAATTGGAACCCATGACCCTCCACAGAATGAAATTTAATTAGCAGTGGGTTCTGATACTTAGACTAAAAACAGATAGATAAGGTCTATCTTTAGGTTTAAATGCAAGGTTGTGTTCATAAACACTTGCATTTAATAtctgtgtgaggttgaaaagtgCATGTGATGCAAGCATGTTTCCTTCCCCGGGACCCTTTCGCGCACGCCACTGATCCAACTGAAGAAGTTCTTGATTGTTTACTGAGACGCTAAAATTCCATgtaatgtttacaaattttgaagGATTAACCTCATCAACCATGGTTTGGTTTTGTTTGATCTCAGAAAAAGAATTATTTTACAACAACTTATCTCTCTTGTAGCGAGTCGTCGAGAGCTAGGTCGGAACCCCGGAACAATTTGGGCGGCGGCCCCTCTTTTGCGAAGATGTCCGTTGCCCGTTGTTAAAATCAATCACGGTCCCAGTGTAATGATccgaccccacccccccccccccccctccctctctctttaTCTTAGGGACTGAGGTTGCAGCATATTTTCCAGGTATGGATTACCTCAATGCAAAACCTACACTACATTATATACGTTGGTTTCAAATAATATTCAATGATCAGGTTAGTATAAGCTTCAGGCTACCTTAGCTTATATCTTAACGCTTTGGTTAATTGTCTAGAATTATGCTATTGTGTTCATTCAGTAATTGAAAGtctgtgttattttttttttccagttttaaTTAGCTCTAAACCAAGTGTGCTAATACTTTGCATTTGTTTCTGTGATGTTGAAAGGGGGCTTTTGTCTAATTCTTTCCCCgctaaatgttaaaaaaaactgaCGGTGACATGTGAGCGACATGgcctcacccctccccaccctacTCCCGGGACCCCTATTGTGAGCGTCACTGAGCTGAATTCGTTCAAACTCATATAAGTAATACTTCAATCGCTGTTGAACCTCCTGACACCACTCGCCAGTCTTTTTGTTTACTTGTAGCAACTTTTCACAGTGTCGTATGTAGAAGATCAACACGAAACATACTTTAGGTACTGTATTGTGTACTGCGCAAAAATAACACCAAATGAATATTTCTCCTCCATATAAGAACAGCCAAGCTTTAAGTGACTAATATGGTGTTAAAGTAAAATACTAAGCACCACCTTAGTGATAAAACAAGTTCTTGAGattaagataaataaataattaaatatttcgATCAGGGGTGATAGGCAATTTATTTCTTACGGTTGAATAAATGTAAATTAActgtagttactaaaaatagTTTCTAATTACATGatgaaataataatatgtaaagGATAAGCTATCAAGACTTTCTTAAGAGAcgtaatgtatatattttaattgtgaaatcagtcatattattatcaaaataaaataaaactgttagcaaactgcctatccactagagagcctgtgtaagagaatgtgtaaaagtaagttgtcATTTGTCATTTGTATAACATTACATTCAACTTCAAATAGTTCTTCGGAAAGCTGTCAGCAAATTGTAGATTGTTGTCAGTTGAGAATTATTAAAACGATAAACACTTCCATGATTGCAAAAACAACTTAACAGCTTTTTGACTAAAAACAACATATCAGCAAAGAAAAAATAGAGTTAACATTATTTATAGtgttataaaatatacaaaacatgtTGTACGTAGTGAAAACATTTAAGTTTGTACCTCAACTCTGCATAGAGCTACTTAAATTGTTGGAGTGCGTGAGTTTTATTTAAAACTACAAGCTAGGATTAATATCTTGCATGATAaaggtatatatttttttttaaatttgttacaaattGAAATTATACCGCTTTGTGTAAATTTGTTAATGTTGattaataataagaacaatttAATACTTATTTACGAAACAAAGTAAACGTCTTTCTTTAACGatattattatacatatttCTAAAACAAATTTATACATGAACTATTGTTCCAGGATGCTTTGAGTTCTTGTCTTTAATCAAATGTAAATTACTATTGAACtgcgtaaatatatatattccgaTCAATAGGAGAACAGAGTGATATGTAATTTATTTCTTAAAGCAGAATTAAAGAATATTAACTGTAGTTATTAATTATACTTTCTAttcaatgataaaataataatatgtaagGAAAAAATCAAGTCTTGCTAAGGAGACGTAATTTTAATCATGTTTGAACACATTATTATGATGTGtaaaataagttggcctgacgtttcgatcctagcaggatctgctTCAGAGGCTTAATGACAAATAacgtacagtaacagaagggacaaaaacacgcacagaatacagacaggttaatgagcatggtgaacacaaagagatagatgtaaggggattaatagacaagggatggagagaataATGAAAGTAAACCAACTcgggaagaggagaggtggtGTCATTATTATGATATCACATTGTATTATTGATTGTGTCAGTTtagaataaacaaacaattagACTTccgtgataaaaaaaaacatatatagatatatattttttacgtATTAAAACAACACGTTCAGCGTAGTGCAATCaaagttaatattttgttgtattataagtaaaatgcaatgcatgttttacatattaaaaaaaattattaaagattCTACCTAAACTACGAATAGAAATACTATCATCGTTATGTATAAAGGTGCGTTTATACTTTCAAAATATACAATATGCAATATGCATTATACTATACTACGAGCCAGGACTAATATCTTACATGATAAAGGTATACATGATTTCcaaatttacaattttctttGCTTAAAAGTTTTTAGAGTTaaaaattttctttgaaatttaaaaagaaaaagttttgtttcttatacCGCTGTGcgttaatttgtaaatattgctTAATGATGACAATTTAATAGCTGTTTCGAAACAAAGAAAACTTTTTGAACGAATACATCTTTCTgggaaaaatatatacattaactATTATTTCCATGGTTTTCCAAGTGCATGTATCaggaaacattaaaaatgtttttggaAATATAAGCTATATTCGTTGATGgattttaaaatgtcaaaatgccTGTTTACTCCTATACATTAACAATACTtaatattttagaaaaacagTTTTGTGTTTGTAAATAGTCATTAGCcttaatttatataattgttGGTGAGGTGCAAATTACAAATTGCTGTTCTCATTCGTTTGACACAATGATCATAAACTTTTgataataattttgaaattaaagatGAACCTAGAAGTCACTTCATATTGAATACTTTGTTACAAAATCACATTGAAGGTCATTGAAGCTCACATTGAAGCGTAAACCTGGACAATTGAAGTACACAGTGGTGGTAAAATTATGCGACCAGCTATCtccttcatttttcatttttaattttgtttccactttttcatcttattttggaataaaatttaaatacaGCTTAAAACGGTTTGCGTAAACGATACCTTGCTGAGTATTATCAGATTCGTAGATAATGTGTACTGCGCGAGGTGTTATTTGCGTTCACAGCATATTGTGTATCTTAAATATACGTGTACAGTCTTGTACTATAACCTATGCTGCTGCCTAGTTACTGTTCAGTAAGATGGTACTCCTTCCTTAAACTATGTAAAGCAGCTTCGTCTGAAACTGTACGCCATTCTTTTGGAAGGTCTGCTGGATTTACATTGTACAACTTTGCAAACTGATCATTAAAATTTTGCAATACCCACTTCCAGTAAGCTATTGGAGCTTCCTCTGTAATTGGGATAATATCCCAAGAAGGGTAATCCTTGGCATACTCCTTGTAAGGTCTATATTCCTCTGGTGGCCCTATGCGGCATCGATATTCAGTGTCGGAGGCTACTAACATTGGGCACGGAGCGGATATCAGTTTAAGTGACTTTTCGTAATGATATCCTGCTACACCCTGTGAGTAATGGAAGATAGCTTTGTGTTTATGTTCTCTGCTTTGCAAATGGCATGGTACTTTACAGAATGGACAAACTTCCTTACACGTATCTAAATGATCTAAGATATCACGAGCCACATCCCGCATTTGTGAATGAAGCCGAGATGCTACTAATGGATCACTTAGTTTGTCTAAGTCCCATCCTTTAGTAATATCTAATTTTAATTGCGAACTAAACATGATGTTCACCATTTTGGTAAATTCTTCAATGTCGCTTAGACTGAAATCGTCAACAGAAAACTTCATATTCATTCCATACGCTGAAATGTGTTTCAGAAATGTATTAACCCAATCCCCggattttgttttttccccttcaccTGCCATCAATTCATATTTGGTCGTATGTAATGCAGATTGAACATCACTCAGAATCTCATTGATTTTTGTATCTATTACTTCTGTAGCCCAATATCGATGCCGTGCTGTTATTTCTTTTAGAACCTTCTGGCTCAACCAATTGCTAACGAAATGATGATTTTCCCTTATAAAATCATAATACAACTGTGGATCTTTCTTAACACAGAGCTCTTCTAAAATTCTGCCAAGCATCCTCTGCTTATTATTATAACAATCttttttcatcatttgtttTAAGAGTTTAACATAGAAGTCATTTAAAGTTTCATTTCGCAAAACAGTCATACACTCAGAATATGATCGTATTACAGCCGCTTCACTCTCAATGGTTTCATCAACAAAGCCTATAAACTCGCCTCTTAAgcattctttctctttttcaaacatTCTTTGCAATGAATTGTGACTTTCATACTTTCGTTGACAATCTTTGCAAACTTTACATACCTCATGCTGGATTGCACGAAGGGTACTGGCCACAGATTCACTATTGACATTGCTTTGCGTTAATGCAACGTACACTTCTTGTAAAATAGTATCTACGCGACTTTGTTGAAAGGGTTGAACTATTGCGTGATTGTTAAGATAATTTTTATGACgatttacaatttcaaatactaCCTTTTGAACTTTATCCAGTCCGTCCTTAGATCCCGAAAACTGTCTTCCAAACCAATTAACCAAGTCCTTCCCCATCTCCCAAAGGTTCAACCGTTTTTTATCGTCAAATTTTCCTCGCATCTCGTCTTTGTATGCTTTGCTATGTCCTGTACCAAGCATTAGTTTTTTAAGACTGTTATCGCAATCCTTCTCGATTTGGTCCTCAGTTATTTTGGATGTTTTGAATTCTTCTTCAAGCTGTTGAATTTTTACATTCCAAAGTACGTCAAATGTTTTTTCCAATTCcacatgattttttttccaatattCAGGAGTTTTTGAAATCTTTAATTGATTTGCGGCTTCTTTAGCCGCAATTTTCAGTTCTTTTTTTGCCTTTCTGATGAAATTTGGCAATCCTTTTTTATCGGCctcattttgtaattttatctCTGTGTTTTCTTTGATGCCTCTTTCAATATCTTTACCAATGTcgattgtttcatttttgataCTCTCTTGACGTCTTTTCACCTCCTCTTCGTCTGAATGCTCATTTAcgtattcatttattttcttatttatatcTTCGCATTTATTAGTTATTTCAATCTCCAGCCTTTTGTAAAAGTCTTCTTTCGTAgtgttcgtaacatttctaacATTGCTAAGTTCCCATTGAATTATCTCAATTCTCATTTTTGCAATAAGTTTATTATGCTCTTGTCGGAACCTTTGGTTACTTTGAGCATCAAAACTATTTTGGAAATGGAAGACGAAATCTTCTGATTTCACTGCATCCCATACATCTTCCAACCTACTAACAAACTTTGCCATTGTAAACTGAGGTGGAATTACCGGTTGATTTACTTTTGGTTTGAAAATGGCTTCCTTTAAGGCGTGAATTTTATCACTGTAGCCAGGATTTGGAGGAGACATTAAACCCATCCACAAGCATGGGAAAAACTGCAAGTCATCCTCTTCAGCAAGAGGAAATACATCTGAAAAATCTTGAATGTGATCTACTTTCTCCTCAGCAGCTGCAGTACGAGTAACTCTGTTGAGAGCGTCCTTTATTTTAGTCATGTTAGTTTTATTGCTAGCGCCAGCTGCTATGTCGCTCACTCTTTGTTGAATGATTCTGCAATTAGAAACTAATTCGACTTT
Proteins encoded in this window:
- the LOC139954864 gene encoding interferon-induced very large GTPase 1-like, whose product is MAGNIENNTSESEQESHDTETEEDFLEYLEEVGLKDYFPRKLTLKAATEVRLIPSDDSKKEGEKEGKKEGKKEGKKEGEKEKRKDLPFLFISKLTSLDSRITWKENLHIEGSVRDFIYAILHCSDDHLRQHLLEKFASCQLALPVLLPGVRDDAKPELLTWALSRVVKKWKENATSLAPEKRMVSEPVFTTAFIRFGDIPISKSSILNNVIGRAQGNETFRYFLSYEEEREYVYHCCGSVEAQWYLPMYGRNEELLKKVTLLLNLRGDSKEFTTESQFMCRIANALFIFVDKDEMEHYKAAISDIKKRCKNVFVIHLIEQKQKQGRQSRKQQLNSRSKTALKIDENDICVDFGVERSETELAKIICEKIVKYYDYTSRGDYHSIEDWRTSCSNIVTVDQDNDSYNTAKQLLQSSFPKHKSIEEVKETYLQLQVEWVKWVEADKKPLCHGEQTVDSQLAAKDKTKRDIREIQRLKGLSAEMEILFQKLQRVMFDENNLLHYFMFFFQTNIELMVAREIPPLVKTINEMNTSLQNKKSAIKQASLSKRGALQNEIKELQKKLLKQSEQVSKKNISCEHFIRELGHLYEANLEDTNFGERKILLVNLASKLLLAGYPLELLDGENAYIPIKWISGVLQNLENTLNNPRIFVLSIIGIQSSGKSTLLNSMFGVRFPVRAGRCTRGLYLQLLEVNEAFQKQLNFEYLLTIDTEGLHSPDRTVLNDHTFDNSIATLAMCIGDLTLLNIGQETIGPDMIGILQIAVHALIRMKKVELVSNCRIIQQRVSDIAAGASNKTNMTKIKDALNRVTRTAAAEEKVDHIQDFSDVFPLAEEDDLQFFPCLWMGLMSPPNPGYSDKIHALKEAIFKPKVNQPVIPPQFTMAKFVSRLEDVWDAVKSEDFVFHFQNSFDAQSNQRFRQEHNKLIAKMRIEIIQWELSNVRNVTNTTKEDFYKRLEIEITNKCEDINKKINEYVNEHSDEEEVKRRQESIKNETIDIGKDIERGIKENTEIKLQNEADKKGLPNFIRKAKKELKIAAKEAANQLKISKTPEYWKKNHVELEKTFDVLWNVKIQQLEEEFKTSKITEDQIEKDCDNSLKKLMLGTGHSKAYKDEMRGKFDDKKRLNLWEMGKDLVNWFGRQFSGSKDGLDKVQKVVFEIVNRHKNYLNNHAIVQPFQQSRVDTILQEVYVALTQSNVNSESVASTLRAIQHEVCKVCKDCQRKYESHNSLQRMFEKEKECLRGEFIGFVDETIESEAAVIRSYSECMTVLRNETLNDFYVKLLKQMMKKDCYNNKQRMLGRILEELCVKKDPQLYYDFIRENHHFVSNWLSQKVLKEITARHRYWATEVIDTKINEILSDVQSALHTTKYELMAGEGEKTKSGDWVNTFLKHISAYGMNMKFSVDDFSLSDIEEFTKMVNIMFSSQLKLDITKGWDLDKLSDPLVASRLHSQMRDVARDILDHLDTCKEVCPFCKVPCHLQSREHKHKAIFHYSQGVAGYHYEKSLKLISAPCPMLVASDTEYRCRIGPPEEYRPYKEYAKDYPSWDIIPITEEAPIAYWKWVLQNFNDQFAKLYNVNPADLPKEWRTVSDEAALHSLRKEYHLTEQ